Proteins from one Flavobacterium sp. N2038 genomic window:
- a CDS encoding phosphoenolpyruvate carboxylase — translation MYTLPKIERFNQDVLSKYHIYNSVFITLPFDSIDNTGVLLPLFTETCETGFKKQETPKEIFDFFSNKFLNNASEKEKIDLMFRFIQYIERQIVLFDAIEDAAFPEVNNMEGRGSLRDIKEKSDAKEKDDELSEFLENFNVRTVLTAHPTQFYPGPVLGIINDLTEAIRQNNLLQIKQLLAQLGKTPFIQNEKPNPYDEAVSLIWYLENVFYATSGEIVHYLQKNIGNGSAIQNQLIKLGFWPGGDRDGNPFVTTEITLKVAERLRTSILKCYYVEMRSLKRKLTFAGVDTLVAELEHKLYRSVFYSKGEIYITLEELLSQLNKIRTIIIEKHQSLYLDELEALLVKINLFGFHFATLDIRQNSKIHNAVFKDVVDYYLNSGSTVFPQNYYDLSQNEKIDVLSKVKGKLNPDNFENEITRSTLESVQAIKTIQENNGEEGANRYIISNNESALNVMETFAMIRLNDWEDPSVDIIPLFESVDDLQNAHEIMEQLYTNPEYSRHLQARGNKQTIMLGFSDGTKDGGYLMANWSIYQAKICLTEISRKYGIKAIFFDGRGGPPARGGGKTHKFYASLGPKIENNEIQITVQGQTISSNFGTLDSCRYNIENLLSAGITNQVFGKEKNELSADETQILNQLADLGYEKYLSFKNHPKFIPYLEKMSTLKYYSKTNIGSRPSKRSKSESLDFADLRAIPFVGSWSQLKQNVPGFFGVGSALKYFEESGQWDKVSDLYHNSLFFKTLLENSMMSLAKSFLPLTAYMKNDPEFGEFWQIIYDEFSETKRLLLKIADHKTLMENYPDGIASIQIRERIVLPLLTIQQYALLRINELNKDNSGNEDLIKVYEKIVTRSLFGNTNASRNSA, via the coding sequence ATGTACACGTTACCAAAAATTGAACGTTTCAATCAGGACGTTCTCTCTAAATACCACATTTACAATAGTGTATTTATAACATTACCATTTGATTCTATTGATAATACCGGAGTTTTACTTCCGCTATTTACAGAAACTTGCGAAACAGGTTTTAAAAAGCAAGAAACACCAAAGGAAATATTTGACTTTTTCTCCAATAAATTCCTGAATAATGCCTCTGAAAAAGAAAAAATCGATTTAATGTTTCGATTTATTCAATATATAGAGCGTCAGATCGTTTTGTTTGATGCAATCGAAGATGCTGCCTTTCCTGAAGTCAACAATATGGAAGGACGAGGGTCTTTGCGTGATATTAAAGAAAAATCAGATGCAAAGGAAAAAGATGATGAATTGAGTGAGTTTTTAGAAAACTTCAATGTTAGAACTGTTTTAACTGCGCATCCAACACAGTTTTATCCAGGTCCGGTTTTAGGAATTATAAATGATTTGACCGAAGCTATTCGTCAGAATAATTTATTACAGATTAAGCAATTGCTGGCACAATTAGGAAAAACACCTTTCATTCAAAATGAAAAGCCAAATCCTTATGACGAAGCAGTAAGTTTGATCTGGTATCTTGAAAATGTATTTTATGCAACATCCGGAGAAATAGTACATTATCTTCAAAAAAATATTGGTAACGGAAGCGCCATCCAAAATCAATTAATCAAACTTGGTTTCTGGCCAGGAGGAGATCGTGATGGAAATCCATTTGTTACTACCGAAATAACACTTAAAGTAGCAGAACGTTTGCGTACTTCAATTTTAAAATGTTATTATGTCGAAATGAGAAGTTTAAAACGTAAGCTAACTTTCGCAGGTGTTGATACTTTGGTAGCTGAACTTGAACATAAACTTTATCGTTCTGTTTTTTATTCTAAAGGTGAAATCTATATTACTTTAGAAGAATTATTATCTCAGTTAAACAAGATAAGAACCATAATTATAGAAAAGCACCAATCATTATATTTGGATGAATTGGAAGCTCTTTTAGTAAAAATCAACTTATTTGGATTTCATTTTGCAACTTTAGATATTCGCCAGAATAGTAAAATTCATAATGCTGTATTCAAAGATGTAGTAGATTATTATTTGAATTCCGGTTCAACCGTTTTTCCTCAGAATTACTACGATTTAAGTCAAAATGAAAAAATTGATGTTTTATCAAAAGTAAAAGGAAAATTAAATCCTGATAATTTCGAAAACGAAATTACAAGATCTACTTTAGAATCTGTTCAGGCCATTAAAACTATCCAGGAAAACAATGGTGAAGAAGGAGCTAATCGTTATATTATCAGTAATAACGAAAGTGCCCTAAATGTAATGGAAACTTTTGCTATGATTCGTCTGAATGATTGGGAAGATCCATCTGTAGATATTATTCCGCTTTTTGAATCGGTTGACGATTTGCAAAATGCTCACGAAATTATGGAACAATTGTATACAAATCCAGAATATTCTAGGCATTTACAGGCTAGAGGAAATAAACAAACTATTATGTTAGGTTTTTCTGATGGTACAAAAGATGGTGGATATTTAATGGCCAACTGGAGTATTTATCAGGCAAAAATTTGTCTGACTGAAATCTCAAGAAAGTACGGAATAAAAGCAATTTTCTTTGACGGACGTGGAGGACCACCAGCACGTGGAGGAGGAAAAACGCATAAATTTTATGCTTCTTTAGGTCCTAAAATAGAAAATAATGAAATTCAGATTACTGTTCAGGGGCAAACAATTAGTTCAAATTTTGGAACTTTAGATTCTTGCCGATACAATATCGAGAACTTATTAAGTGCAGGTATTACTAATCAGGTTTTTGGAAAAGAGAAAAACGAACTTTCTGCAGATGAAACTCAAATTCTAAACCAATTAGCTGATCTGGGTTATGAAAAATATTTAAGTTTTAAAAATCACCCAAAGTTTATTCCATACCTGGAAAAAATGAGTACGCTTAAATATTACTCTAAAACAAATATCGGAAGCCGTCCTTCTAAAAGAAGTAAATCAGAATCTCTTGATTTTGCCGACTTAAGAGCGATTCCGTTTGTAGGATCATGGAGCCAGTTGAAACAAAATGTACCAGGATTTTTTGGAGTGGGTTCAGCTTTAAAATATTTTGAAGAAAGCGGACAATGGGATAAAGTAAGTGATTTATACCACAATTCATTATTCTTTAAAACGTTGCTGGAAAACAGTATGATGTCATTGGCAAAATCATTTTTACCATTAACGGCATACATGAAAAATGATCCTGAATTTGGTGAATTCTGGCAAATTATTTACGATGAGTTTTCAGAAACAAAACGTCTTTTACTTAAAATTGCGGATCATAAAACCCTAATGGAAAATTATCCTGATGGTATAGCATCTATACAGATAAGAGAGCGTATCGTATTGCCATTGTTGACCATACAGCAATATGCTTTGTTAAGAATTAACGAATTAAACAAAGACAATTCCGGAAATGAAGACTTGATTAAAGTTTACGAAAAAATCGTAACCCGATCTCTTTTTGGAAACACAAACGCCAGTAGAAACTCAGCTTAA
- the aroB gene encoding 3-dehydroquinate synthase, giving the protein MQSIQANNYFVHFNQNAYEALNKHLRDTKYSNLFIIVDNDTNEYCLPKFLPLLETDLNIEIIEFEAGEANKNIETCIQIWNVLTELGADRKSLVINLGGGVVTDLGGFVASTFKRGVDFINIPTTLLSMVDASVGGKTGVDLGNLKNQIGVINVPQMVLIDTQYLETLPQSEMRSGLAEMLKHGLIYDAAYWKQFLDLNAIDYTFLDELIYRSVEIKNEIVIQDPTEKNIRKALNFGHTLGHAIEGYFLESETKTTLLHGEAIAIGMILESYISWHKNLISAEEYAEIKTAIKSIYDDVNIEENDIDPILELLIHDKKNEYGLIQFALIEGIGKIKINQSVENKLILDAFQDYKS; this is encoded by the coding sequence ATGCAATCTATTCAAGCCAATAATTATTTCGTACATTTTAACCAAAATGCTTACGAAGCATTAAACAAACATCTAAGAGACACAAAATACTCTAATTTATTTATTATTGTAGATAATGATACAAATGAGTATTGCCTGCCTAAGTTTTTGCCGTTACTTGAAACTGATTTGAATATTGAAATTATTGAATTTGAAGCAGGTGAAGCCAATAAAAATATAGAAACCTGTATTCAGATCTGGAATGTACTTACTGAACTGGGGGCCGACAGAAAATCATTGGTAATTAATCTTGGTGGTGGTGTAGTAACAGATTTGGGAGGTTTTGTAGCCTCAACTTTCAAAAGAGGAGTGGATTTTATTAATATACCGACTACTCTTTTATCTATGGTTGATGCTTCTGTTGGTGGGAAAACAGGAGTTGATTTGGGGAATCTTAAAAATCAAATCGGAGTGATTAATGTTCCACAAATGGTTTTGATAGACACTCAATATCTTGAAACATTACCACAAAGCGAAATGAGATCCGGATTGGCAGAAATGCTAAAACACGGATTAATCTATGACGCTGCATACTGGAAACAGTTTTTAGATCTTAATGCAATTGATTACACTTTTCTGGATGAATTGATTTATCGTTCGGTTGAAATAAAGAACGAAATCGTAATTCAGGATCCAACAGAAAAGAATATTAGAAAAGCACTGAATTTTGGACATACTTTAGGACATGCAATAGAAGGATACTTTTTAGAAAGCGAAACCAAAACAACATTGCTGCACGGCGAAGCAATTGCTATAGGAATGATTTTGGAAAGTTATATTTCATGGCATAAAAACTTAATTTCTGCAGAGGAATATGCAGAAATTAAAACAGCTATTAAAAGTATTTATGACGATGTGAATATTGAGGAAAATGACATTGATCCGATACTTGAACTTCTTATTCATGACAAAAAAAATGAGTATGGTTTAATTCAATTTGCCCTTATTGAAGGAATCGGAAAAATTAAAATTAACCAATCTGTTGAAAATAAATTGATTCTAGACGCGTTTCAGGATTATAAATCTTAA
- a CDS encoding DinB family protein has protein sequence MNSDQLSENEYSGGFANYIKEAGNVNLIEELEISLHAFIRFVQDIPMDKFDYRYAEGKWTIKDIIQHIMDCERIFAYRALRFSRNDQTPLPSFEEDDYANSTNSNGRSIQDLLTELSALRHSNLLFYKSLSEEQLKRIGTASNNQISVRALGFVIIGHQKHHQKVFEERYL, from the coding sequence ATGAATTCAGATCAATTATCAGAAAATGAATATTCAGGTGGATTTGCTAATTATATTAAAGAAGCCGGAAATGTAAATTTAATCGAAGAATTAGAAATTTCTCTTCATGCCTTTATAAGATTTGTTCAGGATATCCCGATGGATAAATTTGATTATCGTTATGCCGAAGGTAAATGGACTATTAAAGATATTATTCAGCATATCATGGATTGCGAACGAATTTTTGCTTATCGTGCTTTGCGTTTTTCCAGAAATGATCAAACACCTTTGCCAAGTTTTGAAGAAGATGATTATGCAAACAGTACAAATTCAAACGGAAGAAGCATTCAGGATTTACTAACTGAGCTTTCTGCGTTAAGACATTCAAATTTACTGTTTTACAAAAGTTTATCTGAAGAACAACTTAAGCGAATTGGGACTGCTTCAAACAATCAGATTTCAGTTCGTGCTTTGGGCTTTGTAATAATTGGTCATCAAAAACATCATCAGAAAGTTTTTGAAGAAAGATATTTATAG
- a CDS encoding deoxyhypusine synthase family protein, with protein sequence MKGPISQFIEKHYLHFNSASLVDAAKEYEQQLANGSKMLVSMAGAMSTAEIGKIFAEIIRQDKVQIISCTGANLEEDIMNLVAHSHYERVPNYRDLTPEDEWALLERGLNRVTDTCIPEHEAFRRLQKHIYKIWKDADDKGERYFPHEFMYKMLLSGVLEEYYEIDLKDSWMYAAAEKNLPIIVPGWEDSTMGNIFASYVIKGELKASTMKSGIEYMTFLADWYSKNSQNGIGFFQIGGGIAGDFPICVVPMLYQDMEMHDVPFWSYFCQISDSTTSYGSYSGAVPNEKITWGKLDIKTPKFIIESDATIVAPLIFAYLLDL encoded by the coding sequence ATGAAAGGACCAATCAGTCAGTTTATTGAAAAACATTATTTGCACTTTAATTCTGCTTCATTAGTAGATGCAGCCAAAGAATATGAACAACAGTTAGCTAATGGCTCAAAAATGTTGGTAAGTATGGCTGGAGCGATGAGTACTGCAGAAATAGGTAAAATTTTTGCCGAAATAATTAGACAAGATAAAGTACAAATTATTTCATGTACTGGAGCCAATCTAGAAGAAGATATCATGAATTTAGTAGCTCACTCTCATTATGAGAGAGTTCCAAATTATCGTGATTTGACACCAGAAGACGAATGGGCTTTACTTGAAAGAGGACTAAATCGTGTTACAGATACTTGTATTCCTGAACATGAAGCTTTTAGACGTTTGCAAAAACACATCTATAAAATCTGGAAAGATGCTGATGATAAAGGAGAAAGATATTTTCCGCATGAATTCATGTATAAAATGTTATTATCAGGTGTTTTAGAAGAATACTACGAGATTGATTTAAAAGACAGCTGGATGTATGCTGCTGCAGAAAAAAATCTTCCAATTATTGTTCCTGGATGGGAAGACAGTACAATGGGAAATATCTTCGCATCATACGTAATTAAAGGAGAATTAAAAGCTTCTACAATGAAATCTGGTATAGAATATATGACATTCCTTGCAGACTGGTATTCAAAAAACAGTCAAAACGGAATTGGTTTCTTCCAAATTGGTGGTGGTATTGCCGGAGATTTTCCTATCTGTGTTGTACCAATGTTATATCAGGATATGGAAATGCATGATGTTCCTTTCTGGAGTTATTTCTGTCAAATCTCAGATTCAACTACTAGTTACGGATCTTATTCAGGAGCTGTTCCAAACGAGAAAATCACTTGGGGTAAATTAGATATTAAGACCCCTAAATTTATTATAGAATCGGATGCTACAATTGTTGCTCCATTAATTTTTGCCTATTTATTAGATTTATAG
- a CDS encoding DNA primase, with the protein MKRVIVDYAKLTNEILNLLVEKFPDGYDDSDVIRFRNAKNELVEAVEVRTEDTIYLVKISTKLADRIENYDEDDDIDLDVDTIEPVKGLDLDDDADDDDDDDNQDKPDNDGGDDDDDDDKDVDDVADEDDDEDDED; encoded by the coding sequence ATGAAAAGAGTTATAGTAGACTACGCTAAATTGACCAACGAAATTTTGAACCTTTTGGTGGAAAAATTTCCTGATGGTTATGACGATTCGGATGTTATCCGTTTTAGAAACGCTAAAAACGAATTAGTAGAAGCTGTTGAAGTTCGTACTGAAGATACTATTTATTTAGTAAAAATTAGTACTAAGCTTGCTGATAGAATCGAAAACTACGATGAAGACGATGATATTGATCTTGATGTAGATACAATCGAACCAGTTAAAGGGCTTGATCTTGATGACGACGCAGATGATGATGACGATGATGATAATCAGGACAAACCAGATAACGATGGTGGAGACGATGATGATGACGATGACAAAGATGTTGATGATGTTGCCGACGAAGATGATGATGAAGACGATGAAGATTAA
- the recQ gene encoding DNA helicase RecQ, which produces MTSELLHAKLKENFGFEKFRPNQETIITTIFSGRDTLAIMPTGGGKSICFQLPALLLPGITIVISPLIALMKDQVDSLKTNGIAACYINSSQSAEEQQFYIDNLKSNNFKLVYIAPESLSYLDNIFNQLTISLIAIDEAHCISSWGHDFRPAYTNLGYLKNRFPSTPVLALTATADKATRVDIANQLNLKNPKIFVASFDRKNLSLEVRPALDRVKQIIDFVENKPNESGIIYCLSRKTTEELAEKLSNKGILAKAYHAGLDNKVRSKTQDEFINDECQVVCATIAFGMGIDKSNVRWVIHYNLPKNIEGYYQEIGRAGRDGLPAETVLFESYADVIQLQKFASEGLNSDVQLAKLDRMKQYADALSCRRKILLSYFGELVTENCGNCDICNNPPTFFDGTVLAQKALSAITRLQESEPLAVIVDFLRGSRNAYIYEKNYQTLKTYGIGADISWYDWNQYLIQLINLGYCEIAFHQHNKILLTPFAKKVLFGNEKVKLTTVVKKVIDKNEIKQEKAKTTKNSLFEILRKLRYEISKDEEVPAYVIFSDAALRQMESLKPTNDKEFLAIDGVGKAKLEKYGSEFIDAIAYYEKVKKANKTKVKKESNTYKTTLELFKNGYSIEEIAGKRNLGQTTIISHLAKLYIDGEDIDLSQFVSDEEVKQLHNAQIELEYPTALKPYFDYFEEKISYDKIRIGLAIVERNK; this is translated from the coding sequence ATGACATCAGAATTATTACATGCTAAGTTAAAAGAGAATTTTGGTTTCGAAAAATTCAGACCCAATCAGGAAACTATTATAACCACCATTTTTTCTGGCCGGGATACCTTGGCAATTATGCCAACCGGAGGCGGAAAATCTATATGTTTTCAATTGCCGGCTCTGCTGTTGCCAGGAATTACAATTGTTATTTCTCCTTTGATAGCTTTGATGAAAGATCAGGTCGATAGTTTAAAAACAAACGGAATAGCTGCTTGTTATATTAACAGTAGTCAATCTGCAGAAGAGCAGCAATTTTATATCGATAATTTAAAGTCAAATAATTTTAAACTTGTCTATATTGCTCCAGAAAGCTTGTCTTATTTAGATAATATCTTTAATCAATTAACAATCAGTCTGATTGCTATTGATGAGGCGCATTGTATTTCATCCTGGGGTCATGACTTCAGACCAGCTTATACCAATTTAGGATATTTAAAAAACCGCTTCCCTTCTACTCCGGTTCTTGCGCTAACTGCAACTGCAGATAAGGCAACGCGTGTAGACATTGCAAATCAATTGAATTTAAAAAATCCTAAAATATTTGTAGCTTCATTTGATCGTAAAAATTTAAGTCTCGAAGTTCGCCCGGCTTTAGACCGAGTAAAACAAATTATAGATTTTGTAGAAAACAAGCCAAATGAATCCGGGATAATTTATTGCCTGAGCAGAAAAACTACTGAGGAACTTGCTGAGAAATTAAGCAATAAAGGAATTTTGGCAAAAGCATATCACGCTGGCTTAGATAATAAAGTTCGGTCGAAAACACAAGATGAATTTATTAATGATGAATGTCAGGTAGTTTGCGCAACAATTGCATTTGGGATGGGAATTGATAAATCCAATGTTCGTTGGGTGATTCATTATAATCTTCCAAAAAATATTGAAGGCTACTATCAGGAAATTGGTCGTGCCGGTCGGGATGGATTACCGGCTGAAACAGTTTTGTTTGAAAGTTATGCCGATGTTATTCAATTACAGAAATTTGCCTCAGAAGGATTAAACTCTGATGTACAGCTCGCGAAATTAGATCGTATGAAACAATATGCAGATGCGTTAAGTTGCAGAAGAAAAATATTGTTGTCTTATTTTGGGGAACTTGTAACAGAGAATTGCGGTAATTGTGATATATGCAATAATCCGCCAACATTTTTTGACGGAACAGTTTTAGCGCAAAAAGCATTATCGGCAATTACCAGATTACAGGAATCAGAGCCTTTGGCTGTAATTGTAGATTTTTTGCGCGGCTCGAGAAACGCGTATATCTACGAAAAAAATTATCAAACGCTAAAAACGTACGGAATTGGTGCTGACATTTCCTGGTACGACTGGAATCAATATCTCATTCAGTTGATTAATCTTGGATATTGCGAAATTGCCTTTCATCAGCATAATAAAATTTTATTAACTCCATTTGCTAAAAAAGTTCTTTTTGGGAATGAAAAAGTAAAATTGACAACGGTTGTTAAAAAAGTAATTGATAAAAATGAAATTAAACAAGAGAAAGCAAAAACTACTAAAAATTCTCTTTTTGAAATACTTCGAAAATTGCGCTATGAGATTTCTAAAGACGAAGAAGTTCCCGCTTACGTAATTTTTAGTGATGCTGCTTTAAGACAAATGGAAAGCTTAAAACCAACGAATGATAAAGAATTTCTGGCTATTGATGGTGTTGGTAAAGCTAAACTTGAAAAATATGGTTCTGAATTTATAGATGCCATTGCTTATTATGAGAAAGTAAAAAAAGCAAATAAAACCAAAGTTAAAAAAGAAAGCAACACATATAAAACAACTCTCGAACTTTTTAAAAATGGTTATAGTATTGAAGAAATTGCCGGAAAACGAAATTTGGGGCAAACAACCATAATTTCGCATTTAGCCAAATTATATATAGATGGTGAGGATATTGATTTAAGCCAGTTTGTAAGTGATGAAGAAGTTAAGCAATTGCATAATGCTCAAATCGAGCTTGAATATCCTACAGCACTAAAACCTTACTTTGATTATTTTGAAGAAAAAATTTCATATGATAAAATTCGCATAGGTCTTGCTATTGTTGAGCGAAACAAATAG
- a CDS encoding proline dehydrogenase family protein — protein sequence MEKIFDNTQVAFSLKSDTELDRAYFLFKMIDSEPLVRIGTAVTNFAIKAHLPVEGLIRATVFDHFCGGVNEDDCITVVDKMFTKGVSSVLDYSVEGKEEEAQFDAALEMTLKTIEFAKERLAIPFAVFKPTGLGRFELYEKLGEKQTLSPAEQAEWDRVVARFDQVCGEAHKKDVALLIDGEESWMQDAADDLVTEMMRKYNKEKAIVFNTLQMYRWDRLDYLKKLHEVAKAEGFFIGMKLVRGAYMEKENKRAEEKGYVSPICVSKEATDINYDAAVHYMLEHLEIMSIFAGTHNELSSYKLMEMMAEKGIAKNDNKIWFGQLYGMSDNISYNLAENGYNVAKYLPFGPVKDVMPYLIRRAEENTSVAGQTSRELSMIKAERKRRKGK from the coding sequence ATGGAAAAAATATTCGATAATACTCAGGTTGCATTTTCACTTAAAAGTGACACAGAACTTGACAGAGCCTATTTTCTTTTTAAAATGATCGATAGCGAGCCTTTAGTTCGTATTGGAACAGCTGTGACTAATTTTGCCATAAAAGCACATCTTCCGGTTGAAGGTTTGATTCGTGCAACAGTTTTTGATCATTTTTGTGGTGGTGTAAATGAAGATGATTGTATTACTGTAGTAGACAAAATGTTTACAAAAGGTGTTTCATCTGTTTTAGACTATTCTGTTGAAGGAAAAGAAGAAGAAGCGCAATTTGATGCTGCTTTGGAAATGACTTTGAAAACGATTGAATTTGCCAAAGAGCGTTTAGCAATTCCATTTGCTGTTTTTAAACCTACTGGTTTAGGACGTTTTGAGTTGTATGAGAAATTAGGAGAAAAACAAACTCTAAGCCCAGCAGAACAAGCAGAATGGGATAGAGTAGTAGCTCGTTTTGACCAGGTATGTGGTGAAGCGCACAAAAAAGATGTTGCTCTATTAATTGATGGTGAAGAAAGCTGGATGCAGGATGCTGCTGATGATTTGGTTACCGAAATGATGCGTAAATACAACAAAGAAAAAGCGATCGTATTTAATACTTTACAAATGTACCGTTGGGATCGTTTAGATTATTTGAAAAAATTGCATGAAGTTGCTAAAGCTGAAGGATTCTTTATCGGAATGAAATTAGTTCGTGGAGCTTATATGGAAAAAGAAAACAAAAGAGCAGAAGAAAAAGGTTACGTTTCTCCAATCTGTGTTTCTAAAGAAGCGACAGATATAAACTATGACGCTGCTGTACATTATATGCTAGAGCATTTAGAAATAATGTCCATTTTTGCAGGAACTCACAACGAATTGAGTTCATACAAATTAATGGAAATGATGGCTGAAAAAGGTATCGCAAAAAACGATAATAAAATCTGGTTCGGACAGTTATACGGAATGAGTGATAACATTAGTTATAACTTAGCAGAAAACGGATATAATGTTGCAAAATACCTTCCATTCGGACCTGTTAAAGATGTTATGCCATACTTGATTCGTCGTGCTGAAGAAAATACTTCGGTAGCCGGGCAAACAAGCCGTGAATTGTCTATGATTAAAGCAGAACGTAAACGCAGAAAAGGGAAATAG
- a CDS encoding arginine decarboxylase, producing MNTKYSDLINQTYYFPQEEFKLNKDNLQFHNIDLMKLVEQYGTPLKFTYLPQISENINKAKAWFRKSMEKNKYEAKYYYCYCTKSSHFEYIMNEAFKNNIHIETSSAFDVNIVENLLENGKINKSTYVICNGFKRDEYISNIARLINNGHKNTIPIIDNYEELDLLQSEIKGKFKIGIRIAAEEEPKFEFYTSRLGIGYKNIVSFYKKQIQENDKLELKMLHFFINTGINDTSYYWNELVKCIKVYIALKKECPTLDGLNIGGGFPIKNSLAFEYDYQYMIDEIINQIKIACDEAEVDVPNIFTEFGSFTVGESGGAIYQILYQKQQNDREKWNMIDSSFITTLPDTWAINKRFIMLAINRWNDTYERVLLGGLTCDSDDYYNSEQNMNAIYLPKYNKEKPLYIGFFNTGAYQETIGGYGGLHHCLIPQPKHILIDRDENGILATEVFSEQQTSDDVLKILGYKKKL from the coding sequence ATGAATACAAAATATTCTGATCTAATTAATCAAACATATTACTTTCCACAAGAGGAATTTAAACTTAATAAAGACAATCTTCAATTTCATAACATCGATTTGATGAAATTGGTTGAACAATATGGTACTCCTTTAAAGTTTACTTATTTGCCTCAGATTTCTGAAAACATTAATAAGGCAAAAGCCTGGTTCAGAAAATCAATGGAAAAAAATAAGTACGAAGCAAAATATTACTATTGCTATTGTACAAAAAGCTCTCATTTTGAATACATTATGAATGAAGCTTTCAAGAATAACATTCACATAGAAACATCATCAGCTTTTGATGTTAATATTGTAGAGAATTTATTAGAAAATGGTAAAATCAACAAAAGTACTTATGTAATTTGTAATGGTTTTAAAAGAGACGAATACATCAGTAATATTGCAAGATTAATTAATAACGGACATAAAAATACTATTCCGATTATTGATAATTATGAAGAGTTAGACCTACTTCAATCAGAAATTAAAGGGAAATTCAAAATTGGAATTCGTATTGCTGCTGAAGAAGAACCTAAATTTGAGTTTTATACTTCAAGATTAGGGATTGGATACAAAAACATAGTTTCGTTTTACAAAAAGCAAATTCAGGAAAATGATAAATTAGAGCTTAAAATGCTTCACTTTTTTATCAATACCGGAATCAACGATACATCGTACTATTGGAATGAGCTTGTAAAATGTATAAAAGTATACATTGCATTAAAAAAGGAATGCCCTACTCTTGATGGATTGAACATTGGAGGTGGTTTCCCGATTAAAAACTCACTTGCTTTTGAGTATGATTATCAATATATGATTGATGAAATCATTAATCAGATTAAAATAGCCTGTGATGAAGCAGAAGTTGATGTTCCAAACATTTTTACAGAATTTGGTTCATTTACAGTTGGAGAAAGCGGTGGAGCTATCTATCAGATTTTGTATCAAAAACAACAAAATGACAGAGAGAAATGGAATATGATCGATTCATCGTTTATTACCACTTTGCCAGATACCTGGGCTATAAATAAACGTTTTATTATGCTGGCAATTAATCGTTGGAATGATACATACGAGCGGGTTTTATTGGGAGGACTTACTTGTGATAGTGACGACTATTACAATTCAGAACAAAACATGAACGCAATCTATTTGCCTAAATACAACAAAGAAAAGCCGCTTTACATTGGTTTCTTTAATACTGGTGCGTATCAGGAAACTATTGGAGGTTATGGAGGTTTACACCACTGTTTGATTCCGCAGCCTAAACATATCCTAATTGACCGTGATGAAAACGGAATTTTAGCTACAGAAGTTTTCTCAGAACAACAAACTTCTGATGATGTATTGAAAATTTTAGGTTACAAGAAAAAATTGTAA